A genomic window from Acidobacteriota bacterium includes:
- a CDS encoding alkyl hydroperoxide reductase, which produces MIFAGVRNSSRSKVSPLIGNPEPISSAEAKGKQAPDFALQDLQGKQVKLSDFRGKAVLLNFWATFCGPCKVEMPWLVELQKQYGPQGLEILGVALDDSGKDAIEKFAKGMGVNYTILQGQDAVGDAYGAVGLPATYYIDRNGKIIDSALGLVSRSEIENNIKKSLAENRSEAETASGRVKAAS; this is translated from the coding sequence ATGATCTTTGCCGGGGTTAGAAACTCAAGTAGATCGAAGGTCTCGCCTTTGATTGGCAATCCCGAACCGATCTCTTCAGCCGAGGCGAAAGGCAAACAGGCCCCCGACTTCGCTTTACAGGACCTACAGGGTAAGCAGGTGAAGCTCTCCGACTTTCGAGGCAAGGCCGTGCTCCTTAACTTCTGGGCGACGTTCTGTGGCCCCTGCAAAGTCGAAATGCCCTGGCTAGTGGAGCTGCAGAAGCAATATGGGCCTCAGGGATTGGAGATCTTGGGCGTCGCACTGGATGATTCCGGGAAGGATGCAATCGAGAAGTTTGCGAAGGGAATGGGCGTGAATTACACCATCCTGCAAGGACAAGATGCGGTGGGCGATGCATATGGCGCCGTTGGTCTCCCAGCTACGTACTATATCGACCGAAACGGCAAGATCATCGATTCAGCTTTGGGACTCGTAAGCCGCAGCGAAATCGAGAACAACATCAAGAAGTCCTTAGCTGAAAACAGGTCGGAAGCAGAAACGGCCAGTGGCCGGGTGAAGGCAGCGTCCTGA
- a CDS encoding (2Fe-2S)-binding protein, with protein sequence MKAVESPVQVQEPVPAATADNTSAAGKMLFDFWYPALLSRALRGTKLVKATLLGQPLVLGRDANGHAFAMKDICPHRGIPLSCGRIEGQNLECCYHGWKFNVHSGTCTEIPSLTSDSKIKPEKIHATHYPCQERDGYVWVFMAESRSSAANPAPVPELPLPPGRHKITHLSAELPCNVDHGVIGLMDPAHGPFVHQSWWWRTRRSIHDKEKTFEPIPMGFRIRTHTPSANSGAYKLLRFYGDSVTTSIEFTLPNIRVEQIRIGDHWVINRAVVTPIDQNRSRIDFVAAWNIFSWVPFVTPIFNVFARKFIRQDQSTMELQAEGLRYNPPLMLIDDADKLGKWYFQLKNAYFQAKKTGSKMQHPMTGPVTLRWRS encoded by the coding sequence ATGAAAGCAGTGGAATCCCCTGTTCAAGTTCAGGAGCCAGTCCCCGCTGCAACCGCAGATAACACGTCTGCGGCGGGCAAAATGCTGTTTGATTTCTGGTATCCAGCGCTCCTAAGTCGTGCCTTGCGCGGCACAAAACTGGTCAAAGCTACGCTTTTAGGACAGCCATTGGTGCTTGGACGCGATGCTAACGGCCATGCTTTCGCCATGAAGGACATCTGTCCACACCGCGGAATTCCCCTTTCCTGCGGCCGGATTGAGGGTCAAAACCTCGAATGCTGCTACCACGGATGGAAGTTCAATGTGCACTCCGGCACGTGTACAGAGATCCCTTCGCTCACTTCGGACTCCAAGATAAAGCCAGAAAAGATCCACGCTACGCACTATCCGTGCCAGGAACGGGACGGATATGTATGGGTTTTTATGGCCGAATCGCGCAGTTCTGCAGCCAATCCAGCGCCGGTTCCGGAGCTTCCGCTGCCGCCGGGAAGGCATAAGATCACCCATTTATCGGCCGAATTGCCCTGCAATGTGGACCATGGAGTCATCGGATTAATGGATCCGGCGCACGGTCCGTTCGTTCATCAGTCGTGGTGGTGGCGTACCAGGCGCAGCATTCACGACAAGGAAAAGACCTTTGAACCCATCCCAATGGGCTTTCGAATACGCACTCATACGCCCAGCGCGAACAGTGGAGCGTACAAATTGCTGCGTTTTTATGGCGATTCGGTCACCACTTCAATCGAGTTTACGCTGCCAAATATCCGGGTTGAGCAGATTCGGATCGGCGATCACTGGGTCATTAACCGCGCTGTAGTGACGCCAATTGACCAGAATCGGAGCCGAATTGACTTCGTTGCGGCGTGGAATATCTTCTCCTGGGTGCCGTTTGTAACGCCTATATTCAACGTATTTGCACGCAAATTCATCCGTCAGGACCAGTCCACGATGGAATTGCAGGCCGAAGGGCTGCGCTATAACCCCCCGTTAATGCTCATTGATGACGCCGATAAGCTCGGTAAATGGTACTTCCAGCTCAAGAATGCGTACTTTCAGGCGAAGAAAACAGGCTCAAAAATGCAGCATCCGATGACTGGCCCGGTCACTTTAAGGTGGCGTAGCTAG
- a CDS encoding HD family phosphohydrolase, which translates to MSTSSMTKPAATSTLRVLPLLVFFDEEIEIRRNLVDIPRYRPIAFESALKLPADVERIVISGEESLLLRFYEEIRKPSFRLIALTGHRFHDPRLDALVYAYLPANTPHELLERTIDNALDHIHLIHVREQINERLRGVTREIQELNKIGAALSAEHHLDRLLELILTKSRHITNADAGSLYLVESAQQQEKPLAPHHAMLPLNADGTSGLPAAALVKEEEEEELKQKRLHFKLAQNDSITIPFRESTIEINHKSIAGYVAATGEIVNIEDAYHITPEIPYSINRKFDEDSGYRTKSILAVPLRDQKDHIVGVLQLINAKRDGKVKLDSLTAVDEQVVSFNGRQQDIVASLGSQAAVAVENSRLYESIQRLFEGFVRASVIAIEARDPTTSGHSFRVANLTVALAEAVQRIETGPYADLRFTREEMREIRYASLLHDFGKVGVREEVLVKAKKLYPAQLELVKQRFEFVKRSMQAEKLQQRLDYVLEKGREEYLAKLGTFDKQLKKQLEEADRFFSVVLKSDEPTVLPEGNFEKLLDIAARHYRDFEGEEKPLLTPDEVRLLSIRKGSLDENERLQIESHVVHTFNFLQQIPWTSEIRNIPEIARGHHEKLNGLGYPYKLSAPEIPVQTRMMTISDIFDALSAADRPYKKSVDLERALEILRYAVKDGELDAALFQVFLDAKVYQKWKVEPHRY; encoded by the coding sequence ATGTCCACCAGCTCGATGACCAAGCCGGCGGCAACTTCGACGCTTCGCGTCCTGCCTTTGCTGGTGTTCTTCGACGAAGAGATCGAAATACGGCGCAATCTGGTCGACATACCTCGCTATCGGCCTATCGCCTTCGAGAGCGCTCTCAAGCTCCCGGCAGATGTGGAACGAATCGTAATCAGCGGTGAAGAATCGCTGCTGCTCCGCTTCTACGAAGAGATTCGCAAACCATCCTTCCGGCTGATTGCGCTTACCGGCCATCGTTTTCATGACCCGCGGCTCGACGCGCTTGTTTATGCCTACTTGCCCGCGAATACGCCTCACGAGTTGTTAGAACGCACGATCGATAACGCTCTCGATCACATCCACCTGATACACGTCCGTGAACAAATCAATGAGCGGCTGCGCGGAGTCACTCGCGAGATCCAGGAGCTGAACAAGATCGGCGCAGCGCTCTCAGCCGAGCATCACCTCGATCGCCTGCTCGAACTAATTCTCACCAAGAGTCGGCACATCACGAACGCCGATGCCGGTTCACTCTACCTGGTCGAGTCAGCGCAGCAGCAGGAAAAGCCTCTTGCGCCCCATCACGCGATGTTGCCGCTCAATGCCGACGGGACCAGCGGACTGCCCGCTGCCGCGCTGGTCAAGGAAGAAGAAGAGGAAGAGCTGAAGCAAAAGCGTCTACATTTCAAGCTGGCGCAGAACGATTCCATCACGATCCCCTTTAGGGAATCGACAATCGAAATTAACCACAAGTCCATCGCCGGTTACGTTGCAGCTACCGGAGAAATCGTCAACATTGAAGACGCGTACCACATCACTCCCGAAATTCCTTACAGCATCAACCGCAAGTTCGACGAGGACTCTGGATACCGCACCAAGTCAATTCTGGCGGTACCACTTCGGGATCAGAAGGACCACATTGTCGGCGTGCTGCAGTTGATCAATGCGAAGCGCGACGGCAAGGTCAAACTCGATTCCCTCACTGCCGTGGACGAACAGGTGGTTTCTTTCAACGGCCGGCAGCAGGACATCGTCGCATCCCTCGGCAGCCAGGCCGCGGTCGCAGTCGAAAACAGCAGATTATACGAATCGATCCAGCGGCTCTTCGAGGGCTTTGTGCGCGCTTCGGTTATTGCGATTGAGGCTCGCGATCCCACGACATCAGGCCACTCGTTCCGGGTTGCAAACCTGACAGTCGCACTCGCCGAGGCGGTGCAACGCATCGAAACCGGCCCGTATGCCGACTTGCGCTTTACGCGCGAAGAGATGCGCGAGATTCGCTACGCATCGTTGTTGCACGACTTCGGCAAAGTTGGCGTGCGCGAGGAAGTGCTGGTCAAGGCAAAAAAGCTTTACCCCGCGCAACTTGAGTTAGTGAAGCAACGCTTCGAATTTGTGAAGCGCTCGATGCAGGCTGAGAAGCTGCAGCAACGCTTAGACTATGTTCTCGAGAAAGGCCGGGAAGAGTATCTGGCGAAGCTGGGTACCTTCGATAAGCAATTGAAGAAACAGCTGGAGGAGGCAGATCGCTTTTTCTCGGTTGTCCTCAAATCCGACGAACCAACCGTGCTGCCGGAAGGAAATTTCGAGAAGCTGCTTGACATCGCTGCGCGTCACTATCGTGATTTCGAAGGCGAAGAGAAGCCGCTGCTCACTCCGGATGAAGTACGCCTGCTCTCAATTCGCAAAGGCTCGCTTGACGAAAACGAGCGCCTGCAGATCGAGTCGCACGTGGTCCACACGTTCAATTTCCTACAGCAGATTCCCTGGACTTCCGAGATCCGCAACATTCCCGAAATCGCTCGCGGTCATCACGAGAAGCTCAACGGCTTGGGCTATCCGTATAAGCTCTCAGCGCCGGAGATCCCGGTGCAGACGCGCATGATGACGATCTCGGACATCTTTGACGCGCTCTCCGCGGCCGATCGTCCTTACAAGAAGTCTGTAGACTTGGAACGCGCCCTGGAAATCTTGCGATATGCGGTAAAGGATGGCGAGCTCGACGCAGCGCTCTTCCAAGTCTTTCTCGATGCGAAGGTTTATCAGAAGTGGAAGGTTGAACCGCATCGGTACTGA
- a CDS encoding glycosyl transferase family 2, whose protein sequence is MLALSILVLLIWQYLLLVHAQFWRIDKFHLPRTASRPLRRIAIVIPARNEGEVISRAVSSLLRQEFAGDVRLFVVNDNSTDATANAARAAAGALGLSEKLVVISGSSVPAGWTGKVWAMQQGLQAARMMYPDFVLLTDADIEHAPDNLARLVTQAEQGLFDLVSVMVKLRCQTLAEKFAIPAFVYFFFLLYPPARVANRRSSVAGAAGGCVLIRPEILEKAGGFESIRGEIIDDCSLAARVKRAGGQLWMGVSQETRSIRGYATISTLLEMISRTAFSQLRHSSLLLIACVFAMLLTFVLPLVLVCATDKTAGWIAVAACIAMFVSYVPMLGFYRINLLSTVTLPFAAIFYVYATIHSAVKYWRRKGGEWKGRAQDVPPPSS, encoded by the coding sequence TTGCTCGCATTGTCCATTCTTGTCTTGCTGATCTGGCAGTATCTGCTGCTCGTTCACGCGCAGTTCTGGCGCATAGACAAGTTTCACCTCCCCAGGACAGCAAGTCGCCCCTTGAGGCGAATCGCTATCGTGATACCCGCTCGAAACGAAGGTGAGGTTATCAGTAGGGCAGTAAGCTCACTTTTGCGCCAGGAGTTTGCGGGAGACGTTCGTTTGTTCGTCGTAAATGACAACAGCACGGACGCGACGGCGAATGCTGCCCGCGCAGCCGCCGGTGCACTGGGCCTTTCTGAAAAGCTGGTAGTCATCAGCGGTTCATCAGTGCCCGCTGGATGGACGGGAAAGGTGTGGGCAATGCAGCAGGGATTGCAGGCGGCGCGAATGATGTATCCAGACTTTGTGCTGCTCACAGACGCCGACATCGAGCATGCACCCGATAATCTCGCGCGTCTTGTCACTCAAGCCGAGCAGGGATTGTTCGATCTCGTGTCAGTGATGGTGAAATTGCGTTGCCAAACGCTAGCGGAGAAGTTTGCAATTCCCGCTTTTGTTTACTTCTTTTTTCTGCTCTACCCTCCTGCGCGAGTCGCTAATCGCCGCAGCAGTGTAGCAGGCGCCGCAGGTGGATGTGTGCTGATTCGTCCTGAGATTTTGGAGAAGGCTGGGGGATTTGAATCCATTCGCGGGGAAATCATCGACGATTGCAGTCTGGCCGCTCGGGTAAAGCGAGCTGGAGGACAATTGTGGATGGGAGTAAGCCAGGAGACTCGCAGCATTCGCGGCTATGCGACTATCTCAACGCTTCTCGAGATGATTTCGCGCACTGCCTTCAGTCAGCTTCGACATTCATCGCTCTTGCTGATCGCTTGTGTCTTCGCCATGCTGCTTACGTTTGTGCTTCCTCTTGTACTGGTATGCGCGACCGATAAGACGGCTGGATGGATCGCAGTTGCTGCATGTATCGCCATGTTCGTGAGCTATGTGCCCATGCTCGGGTTTTACAGAATTAATCTCCTCTCGACTGTGACCCTGCCCTTCGCTGCGATTTTTTATGTTTACGCAACGATTCACTCGGCAGTGAAGTACTGGCGGAGGAAAGGTGGCGAGTGGAAAGGTAGAGCGCAGGATGTGCCGCCGCCGTCCTCGTAG
- a CDS encoding tRNA-specific adenosine deaminase, which yields MRRAIELSLQNVHSGNGGPFGALVVKDDEIVGEGANQVLATNDPSAHAEVIAIRAACRKLKTFQLTGCEIYTSCEPCPMCMGLIYWARPKNVYYANTAADAARIGFDDAFIYQELAKPTLKRSVRMQQLLREEALAAFKAWEQKPDKIPY from the coding sequence ATGCGGAGAGCGATTGAACTCTCCCTGCAGAATGTTCATTCCGGGAACGGCGGACCTTTCGGAGCTCTTGTAGTCAAGGATGACGAGATTGTCGGCGAAGGTGCGAATCAGGTGCTTGCTACGAACGATCCAAGCGCACATGCCGAGGTCATCGCAATCCGCGCTGCTTGCCGAAAGCTGAAGACGTTCCAGCTGACCGGCTGCGAAATCTACACAAGTTGCGAGCCTTGTCCTATGTGTATGGGCCTAATCTACTGGGCTCGTCCGAAGAACGTGTATTACGCGAATACCGCCGCGGACGCAGCGAGAATCGGCTTTGACGACGCGTTCATCTACCAGGAACTCGCGAAACCAACGTTAAAACGTTCAGTCCGGATGCAGCAGCTATTGCGGGAAGAGGCGCTGGCCGCATTCAAGGCTTGGGAGCAGAAGCCGGACAAGATTCCCTATTAG
- a CDS encoding disulfide bond formation protein DsbC, whose product MKRLLFVLTILCLPLLAAEAPRVYVSFEGASPTTVTPGKPTDVELHFKVKEGFHVNSNQPKSELLIPTTLKLEPPTELAAGSITYPAGKDLSFPFDPSEKLSVYSDDFTVMAKLSAAKTASVGSFTVHGQLRYQACSDNACYPPKSVPVQFDVQVVNQAKGARGSTPPSQHIK is encoded by the coding sequence ATGAAAAGGCTTCTCTTCGTACTCACAATTCTTTGCTTGCCATTGCTGGCTGCAGAAGCGCCGCGTGTTTATGTGAGCTTCGAGGGCGCGTCGCCAACAACCGTCACTCCTGGGAAGCCAACCGATGTGGAGCTGCACTTCAAAGTCAAGGAAGGCTTCCACGTGAACTCCAATCAGCCGAAATCGGAATTGTTGATCCCAACCACATTGAAGCTTGAGCCGCCCACCGAGCTTGCGGCCGGAAGTATTACCTATCCTGCCGGCAAGGACTTGAGTTTTCCTTTCGACCCGAGCGAGAAACTCAGCGTCTATTCGGATGACTTCACCGTCATGGCCAAACTGAGCGCCGCGAAAACGGCGAGTGTGGGGAGCTTCACTGTCCACGGCCAGCTCAGATATCAAGCTTGCAGCGATAATGCCTGCTACCCGCCGAAGAGCGTTCCCGTGCAGTTTGACGTCCAAGTTGTCAATCAGGCGAAAGGCGCACGCGGAAGTACTCCGCCAAGTCAGCACATAAAGTAA
- a CDS encoding cytochrome C biogenesis protein, translated as MQSLPLALAAFVAGLASFLSPCVLPLVPGYISLISGASVDELQSQLGASRMKAVMVNSLTFIVGFTVVFVMLGAAATSVGHVLREYKGLMGQIAGAIIIIFGLHLTGILKISALYADKRMHTVGTGKSAWGSFLVGFAFAFGWTPCIGPILAAILAIAASQKTVSKGILLLAIYSMGLAVPFILTSLGIERFLAFYNRFRRHLHAVEVASGVLLIVIGALFVTRHFGVLSGYLGFLNRFAL; from the coding sequence ATGCAGAGTCTCCCATTGGCGTTAGCTGCCTTCGTTGCGGGACTTGCCTCGTTTCTTTCGCCCTGCGTGCTCCCACTCGTCCCAGGTTATATCTCGCTTATCTCTGGAGCTTCGGTGGATGAGCTGCAGAGTCAGCTGGGCGCCAGCCGTATGAAGGCGGTCATGGTGAACTCCCTGACTTTCATCGTGGGGTTTACTGTCGTTTTCGTGATGCTTGGCGCCGCCGCGACTTCAGTCGGCCACGTGCTGCGCGAGTACAAGGGTTTAATGGGCCAGATCGCAGGAGCGATCATCATCATATTTGGGCTTCATCTCACGGGTATTCTCAAGATCAGCGCGCTTTATGCGGATAAGCGCATGCACACGGTCGGCACCGGCAAGAGCGCCTGGGGATCGTTCCTCGTCGGCTTCGCCTTTGCCTTCGGCTGGACACCCTGTATTGGACCAATTCTAGCGGCCATCCTTGCGATCGCCGCGTCTCAAAAAACAGTTTCAAAAGGAATCTTACTGCTGGCGATCTACTCCATGGGACTGGCTGTGCCGTTCATACTCACATCACTTGGAATCGAGAGATTTCTAGCCTTCTACAACCGCTTTCGGCGGCATCTACACGCAGTAGAAGTAGCCAGCGGAGTGCTTCTGATCGTCATTGGAGCCTTGTTTGTCACTCGCCATTTCGGGGTCCTTTCTGGTTACCTTGGCTTCCTGAACCGCTTTGCACTCTGA
- the fsa gene encoding fructose-6-phosphate aldolase — MKFFLDTANIKEIREGQEMGVLDGITTNPSLVAKEGRPFKEGILEICNTVNGPVSVEVTATDLEGMLEQGHTYAKWHRNVVIKFPSTREGVKACKTFAEEGIRVNMTLCFSPTQALIVAKAGATYVSPFVGRLDDISTNGMNLVREIVQIYKNYGFNTQVLAASLRHPMHVVEAAMAGAHVGTMPFKVLEMMFHHPLTDIGLEKFSKDWEKANLKDLQKALG; from the coding sequence ATGAAATTCTTTTTAGATACCGCAAACATAAAGGAAATTCGCGAAGGCCAGGAAATGGGCGTTCTCGACGGAATCACTACCAATCCCTCGCTGGTCGCAAAAGAAGGCCGGCCGTTCAAAGAGGGCATTCTCGAAATCTGTAACACAGTAAACGGTCCCGTAAGCGTCGAAGTGACTGCCACGGATCTCGAAGGCATGCTCGAGCAGGGACACACCTACGCCAAATGGCACCGCAATGTGGTGATCAAGTTTCCCAGCACTCGCGAAGGCGTGAAGGCCTGCAAGACTTTCGCCGAGGAAGGCATCAGAGTGAACATGACGCTGTGCTTCTCGCCTACACAGGCCTTGATTGTTGCTAAGGCCGGCGCCACATACGTGAGCCCCTTCGTCGGACGCCTCGATGACATCAGCACAAATGGTATGAATCTGGTGCGCGAGATTGTGCAGATCTACAAAAACTATGGCTTCAACACGCAGGTACTTGCTGCGTCATTGCGCCATCCCATGCATGTCGTCGAAGCGGCAATGGCAGGGGCACACGTTGGCACCATGCCATTCAAAGTTCTGGAGATGATGTTTCATCATCCGCTGACTGACATTGGTCTGGAGAAATTTTCTAAGGATTGGGAGAAAGCGAATTTGAAGGACCTGCAAAAAGCATTGGGGTAG
- a CDS encoding ATP-dependent DNA helicase RecG yields the protein MSFMLELHTPLQYVKGIGPRAASILGEKGISTVEDLLYHLPFRYEDRANPREISELRVGEFATIIAEVRNSHLYRTKSGIPIFELVVGQGMKTIVCTWFHGSYLRDRFKAGQMLALYGKVEEGWGKFSKTRFQIMQPQVEVLGQNEDEPESLIEERLEQSVEIGRIVPVYEAIGKLNSRWFRNVLHRVVQELSPNIPDGIPPGVREQMQLTSRRDAFQQVHFPELGESFANLEARATPAHRRLIFEELFFLEVGLELKRRNLRRRTGISFQLTDRVRESIKRFLPFRPTGAQKKVLGEIANDMQTPVPMRRLLQGDVGSGKTLVALEAAVIAIENGYQAAFMAPTEILATQHYLGARKLLEEHGYRVVLLTGSLEEDRKRATRRHIAQGNAQLVIGTHALIEEKVEFAKLGLIVVDEQHRFGVMQRWRLMRKPSDNSPADSQQQLPTQMKPDSKDKRRSTSGVTSPDDPITRSPDIYEPDVLVMTATPIPRTLALTLYGDLDVSIIDELPPGRTPITTRSISDERAPEVWDFVRKQVALGRQAYVVYPVIESAGEEGDLLARDVNEQEAETSGTVTRRGNARTQASAQRRFATRRPGAIDPRAPGSARELARLRQTSFKGMPEPTPTRNVSLKSATDMYEELRKNIFPDLRIALLHGRLSSDEKELVMARFQRGDINVLVATTVIEVGVDVPNATVMVIEHAERFGLSQLHQLRGRIGRGSHKSYCVLMTGGKITPQGVQRLDAMLRTQDGFAIAELDLEQRGPGEFFGTKQAGAPSFRAANLIRDRKLLELARAEAQRVVEEKGLPISKMDRNTMMFHLKTHWQRRYGLVEVG from the coding sequence TTGTCCTTCATGCTTGAACTCCACACCCCGCTCCAATATGTGAAAGGCATCGGTCCCCGTGCCGCGTCCATTCTTGGCGAAAAGGGGATCTCCACCGTTGAGGACCTGCTCTACCATTTGCCTTTCCGCTACGAGGACCGCGCGAATCCTCGCGAAATTTCGGAATTACGCGTTGGTGAGTTCGCCACCATCATTGCGGAAGTGCGTAATTCCCACCTGTACCGCACCAAAAGCGGAATCCCTATTTTTGAACTCGTCGTTGGTCAAGGAATGAAGACGATCGTGTGCACGTGGTTTCACGGTTCCTACCTTCGCGATCGCTTCAAAGCCGGACAGATGCTGGCCTTGTACGGCAAGGTAGAAGAAGGATGGGGAAAGTTCTCTAAAACCCGATTCCAGATCATGCAGCCTCAGGTCGAAGTTCTCGGACAAAACGAAGACGAACCGGAAAGCCTGATCGAAGAACGCCTGGAGCAGTCGGTCGAGATAGGCCGGATCGTTCCCGTCTATGAAGCGATCGGGAAGCTGAATTCGCGCTGGTTTCGCAATGTGCTTCATCGCGTAGTGCAGGAACTCTCTCCCAACATTCCCGACGGCATCCCTCCTGGCGTACGCGAACAGATGCAACTTACGTCGCGGCGCGATGCGTTTCAGCAAGTTCACTTTCCCGAGCTGGGAGAAAGCTTCGCCAATCTGGAAGCGCGCGCCACGCCGGCACATCGCCGCCTCATCTTCGAAGAATTGTTTTTTCTGGAGGTCGGGCTCGAACTCAAGCGCCGCAATTTGCGCCGCCGCACCGGAATCAGTTTCCAATTAACCGATCGCGTGCGGGAGTCCATTAAACGGTTTCTACCGTTCAGACCTACAGGCGCCCAGAAGAAGGTGCTGGGTGAAATCGCAAATGATATGCAAACGCCGGTTCCGATGCGGCGCCTGCTGCAAGGAGATGTCGGATCAGGAAAGACTTTGGTGGCGCTCGAAGCAGCCGTCATTGCGATCGAGAACGGTTATCAGGCTGCCTTCATGGCCCCGACCGAAATCCTTGCTACACAGCACTATCTCGGTGCGCGCAAGCTGCTGGAGGAGCACGGCTATCGCGTTGTGTTGTTGACCGGATCGCTGGAGGAAGACCGAAAGCGGGCAACGCGTCGGCACATCGCTCAGGGCAACGCCCAGCTCGTAATCGGCACGCACGCGCTCATTGAAGAAAAAGTAGAATTTGCCAAATTGGGACTGATCGTGGTCGACGAACAGCATCGCTTTGGCGTAATGCAGCGCTGGCGCTTGATGCGGAAGCCAAGTGATAACTCACCGGCCGATAGTCAACAGCAGCTTCCCACGCAGATGAAGCCAGATTCAAAGGATAAACGCAGATCTACTTCCGGTGTAACTTCGCCCGATGACCCGATCACCCGATCACCCGATATTTATGAGCCCGATGTGCTCGTTATGACTGCGACCCCGATTCCGCGCACTCTCGCTCTTACGCTTTATGGCGATCTTGACGTCAGCATCATCGACGAACTTCCACCGGGACGTACTCCGATCACTACGCGCTCGATTTCCGACGAACGTGCCCCTGAAGTTTGGGATTTCGTGCGCAAGCAAGTGGCGCTAGGGCGGCAAGCCTATGTCGTCTATCCAGTGATTGAAAGCGCCGGAGAGGAAGGTGATCTGTTAGCCCGTGACGTAAACGAACAAGAAGCCGAAACTTCGGGCACAGTCACTCGGCGAGGAAACGCCAGAACGCAAGCCTCGGCGCAAAGACGATTCGCAACCAGGCGTCCCGGTGCTATCGATCCGCGAGCACCGGGTTCCGCTCGGGAGCTCGCGCGTCTCAGACAGACGTCCTTCAAGGGCATGCCAGAGCCAACCCCAACACGGAATGTCAGCCTGAAGTCCGCCACTGATATGTATGAGGAGCTTCGGAAGAATATCTTTCCGGACCTGCGCATTGCGCTGTTGCATGGTCGGCTCTCTTCGGACGAGAAAGAGCTGGTCATGGCGCGCTTTCAGCGCGGGGACATTAACGTCTTGGTGGCGACGACTGTTATAGAAGTGGGAGTCGATGTACCGAACGCGACAGTAATGGTAATCGAGCACGCCGAGCGTTTTGGCCTCTCCCAGCTTCATCAATTGCGCGGGCGCATTGGCCGAGGCTCACACAAGTCCTACTGCGTGCTCATGACCGGCGGCAAGATCACCCCACAAGGAGTGCAGCGGCTCGACGCCATGCTGCGCACGCAGGATGGGTTCGCGATCGCCGAGCTTGACCTCGAACAACGCGGGCCGGGAGAATTCTTTGGCACGAAGCAGGCGGGAGCTCCAAGCTTCCGTGCCGCAAACCTGATTCGGGATCGCAAACTCCTCGAACTGGCTCGGGCCGAGGCTCAACGCGTCGTCGAAGAAAAAGGCCTTCCCATTTCCAAAATGGATCGCAATACGATGATGTTCCATCTCAAGACGCATTGGCAGCGACGGTATGGTTTAGTCGAGGTTGGGTAG